In one window of Episyrphus balteatus chromosome 3, idEpiBalt1.1, whole genome shotgun sequence DNA:
- the LOC129916768 gene encoding mediator of RNA polymerase II transcription subunit 27: MDKLIATLQAVKSLRSSVGHCFEHLSDGMRAEHGEDNTDKFIREFQEYFNNVNVNLREVETLINSLPTPAAPYYLGNTTYLAQETTQDRQALYPQLVNSYKWIDKVHEHSLLANNLLNVNNLRRSYTSTCSNKRGRMPLSSCNNTDPEHTDKLLSEINLNSATTSYKVCRPFGSNAVVIVNIARVLKAAIVCKGVLIEWVTVKGVDEPLDVDDLWAESRYEVFRKVQEHTHSAMLHFFSPTLPDLAVKSYMTWFNSYGKLFIEPCRRCGKHVNNGLPPTWRDLRTLEPFHEECRNC; encoded by the exons ATGGACAAACTTATTGCAACTCTACAAGCCGTTAAATCCCTTCGATCTAGTGTTGGTCATTGTTTTGAACATCTTTCTGATGGCATGCGAGCCGAACATGGCGAAGACAATACTGATAAATTTATTCGTGAATTTCAAGAATATTTtaataatgttaatgttaatttgAG AGAAGTAGAAACTTTGATAAACAGCTTGCCAACTCCAGCGGCTCCTTATTATTTGGGAAATACAACATACCTCGCTCAAGAAACAACTCAAGATCGTCAGGCTCTGTATCCGCAACTTGTTAATAGTTATAAATGGATTGACAAA gTCCACGAACACAGTTTGTTGGCTAATAACTTACTGAATGTTAACAATTTAAGAAGATCCTACACTTCAACATGTTCCAACAAACGTGGACGAATGCCACTATCCTCATGCAATAACACAGACCCCGA gcATACAGACAAGTTGTTGAGTGAAATAAATCTTAATTCAGCAACGACGAGCTATAAAGTCTGTCGACCTTTTGGATCGAATGCTGTTGTTATT GTCAACATAGCTCGAGTATTGAAGGCAGCAATTGTTTGTAAAGGTGTTCTCATTGAATGGGTCACTGTTAAAGGTGTCGATGAACCTTTAGATGTCGATGATTTATGGGCTGAATCAAGATATGAAGTTTTTAGAAAAGTCCAAGAACACACTCATTCCGCTATGTTACACTTTTTTTCACCAACTCTACCTGACTTGGCTGTAAAAAGCTATatg acCTGGTTCAATAGTTATGGCAAATTATTTATTGAACCTTGCAGACGATGTGGAAAACACGTCAACAATGGACTACCACCAACATGGAGAGATTTACGAACATTGGAACCATTTCATGAAGAATGTAGAAATTGttaa
- the LOC129916761 gene encoding gametogenetin-binding protein 2-like has product MARLTNVYHAENINSVKIGRRQLPVIAGDNLMMLMDLNSKGLAIDSTHIKGKELEEFTRKFNLLTPDELRESLEIDSSAFLAVLNQCVQCVGCRRSVERLFYQLTLSGHPTLDPIVLKSSVILSIAEDKMKTPQALGTLLYRHHEVLNNLVESKLRNKTRCVLHSLDAFRSKPFSETWREVWSSMKQRCREELSVIKDTELHEVLENYLKKHKFCQGCRAKIEKAYNILVGETTTKEKGFVAALYANIKKCQPEQHIHVQTKADFIDTLIRRAEPEVNGSYTKQRERHAKTLEIAQEEVLTCVGMIMYERLRRIYVSLREEERACQVLAAVGVHALCRSFDMSVEKKQGISNLELLYNEISRAEKAKEHKREQKKLKKKKKKNEKKNSYRTCDNSIVDDSIDLDEEDVDEHEEEDEEETMSNKTQKEKCIDCSEDINVCPCESEGDVCTKLLDAGYGSDPNANSGTSSTASTPEGSEVSCSDGFCNHDRHGGHETDFVIDKFDSSNNHFENDPFGACGREKNLSLLQMLEDFEEMEDEENCYIPNEVVMEYQCHQEKVNQQRQELRETLKQKFAAMCMKKRVQLGVIDINK; this is encoded by the exons ATGCTAATGGATCTGAATAGCAAAGGACTGGCAATAGATAGTACGCATATCAAGGGCAAGGAATTGGAGGAATTTACgcgaaaatttaatcttttaacCCCAGACGAGCTTCGCGAATCACTGGAAATAGATAGCTCGGCTTTCCTTGCTGTTCTCAATCAATGTGTTCAATGTGTCGGATGTCGACGCAGTGTTGAACGTTTGTTCTATCAGCTAACACTCTCTGGCCATCCGACACTTGATCCGATTGTACTAAAGAGCTCTGTTATTCTGAGCATAGCTGAGGATAAAATGAAGACGCCACAAGCATTGGGGACATTGCTCTATCGACACCACGAAGTTCTTAACAATTTAGTTGAAAGTAAGTTGCGGAATAAGACCAGATGTGTGTTGCATTCGTTGGATGCATTTCGTTCGAAACCATTTTCGGAGACTTGGCGCGAGGTGTGGTCATCTATGAAGCAGAGATGCCGCGAAGAATTATCTGTGATTAAAGATACTGAATTACATGAAGTGCTGGAGAATTATTTGAAGAAACATAAATTCTGTCAGGGATGTAGAGCTAag attgAAAAAGCTTATAACATTCTGGTGGGAGAGACAACAACGAAAGAGAAGGGATTCGTTGCAGCGCTTTATGCTAATATCAAAAAGTGCCAACCCGAGCAACATATTCATGTTCAAACTAAGGCTGATTTTATCGACACCCTTATTCGGCGAGCTGAACCAGAGGTCAATGGAAG ttacACCAAGCAAAGAGAGCGCCACGCAAAGACGTTAGAAATCGCCCAAGAAGAGGTACTAACATGCGTCGGCATGATTATGTACGAGCGTCTGCGCAGAATTTATGTAAGTTTGAGAGAAGAAGAGCGTGCTTGTCAAGTACTAGCTGCTGTCGGAGTTCATGCATTGTGTCGCAGCTTCGACATGTCAGTCGAGAAAAAACAAGGCATTAGTAATTTAGAGTTGCTGTACAATGAAATAAGTCGAGCCGAAAAGGCAAAGGAGCACAAGCGCGAACAGAAAAAActcaagaagaagaaaaagaagaacgaGAAGAAGAATAGCTATAGGACATGTGACAATAGTATTGTGGACGATTCAATCGATCTAGACGAAGAGGACGTAGATGAACAcgaagaagaagatgaagaagaaacAATGAGCAATAAAACGCAAAAAGAGAAATGTATCGACTGCAGTGAGGATATAAATGTTTGTCCTTGCGAAAGTGAAGGTGATGTGTGTACGAAACTTTTGGATGCCGGCTATGGTTCGGATCCGAATGCTAATTCGGGGACATCGAGCACAGCGAGCACTCCCGAGGGATCGGAGGTGTCTTGTTCGGATGGTTTTTGTAATCACGATCGGCACGGCGGCCACGAGACGGACTTTGTAATTGATAAATTTGATTCGTCGAACAATCATTTTGAAAATGATCCATTTGGAGCTTGTGGTCGAGAGAAGAATTTAAGCTTGTTGCAAATGCTT gAGGACTTCGAAGAGATGGAAGACGAAGAAAACTGTTACATTCCCAATGAAGTCGTAATGGAGTATCAATGTCATCAAGAAAAAGTCAATCAACAGCGACAGGAGTTACGAGAGACTCTCAAGCAAAAGTTTGCCGCAATGTGTATGAAAAAGCGCGTTCAGCTGGGAGTAATAGATattaataaatag